From one uncultured Methanoregula sp. genomic stretch:
- a CDS encoding metal-dependent hydrolase has product MNRKVHLISGGILYLAYVYVTGFFHDITPELFVYGIVAVTLGSLFPDIIEPATGARHRRICHSWRALKLMLALFLVLALAISFSPGIPRYPLAFSASCFFLGYAVHLIADSLTRAGLPD; this is encoded by the coding sequence ATGAACCGGAAGGTACACCTCATCTCCGGGGGAATTCTCTACCTTGCGTACGTATACGTTACCGGTTTTTTTCACGATATTACCCCGGAACTCTTCGTGTACGGGATCGTTGCGGTTACCCTGGGCTCCCTCTTCCCGGATATCATCGAGCCCGCAACTGGTGCCCGTCACCGGCGCATCTGCCACAGCTGGCGGGCCCTGAAACTCATGCTCGCACTCTTCCTGGTCCTGGCTCTGGCAATCAGCTTTTCACCCGGCATTCCCCGGTACCCTCTCGCATTTTCCGCATCCTGCTTTTTCCTCGGCTACGCGGTTCATCTCATTGCAGATTCCCTGACCCGGGCCGGGTTACCGGACTGA
- a CDS encoding PAS domain S-box protein has product MAQYTILYVDDEPDLLLLGKTFLEKLGDVAVDTQESATDGLEALREKSYDAIISDYQMPVMDGLAFLKAVRAEFGNLPFILFTGRGREDVVIEAINSGADFYLQKGGDVRSQFAELSHKINMAVGRKRAMDALHGSEKRLSSLFHASPIHQMVTDFSTGKIIDINDRYLKDLRISRKDAIGKTIAELGLIPDPIQYSAIQQQLAAEGMIRNAELHVRVPDGRTFTTLASLTRVQVPGQDLVYTQSMDISVRKKAQQTIDALLNAPPDASMLLDMQGTILAVNQAASTRFHTPVEDLLGKNAYTLVSPQLADLRREKIEEAAKTKTPLVFIDDRTGRIYENHVYPEIGPDGGVATVAVYSRDVTEERQAKDALRQSEEKYRLVVENSHDSIYIHRDNHFLFINRQAEELTGFTHDELMKREIWDFIHPDDRGRLKEASLQRFAGGHLSTVFSARILTKNGEERDGEFFVDVVEFLGRPAILGICRDVTERKQVEAAILEREEQIRSLADNLPLGMVYQVERDPDGKQRYVHVSAGVEVIHEVSPEDVIRDPMVLYSQIFPEDFQRVREAEEHSHMTMSFFSTEARIRTPSGKERWVLLRSAPRPLPGGGTLWDGIELDVTATKHAEEELKGAYEQLTASQEELRSQLDQLRESQEQIAESEAKYRTLVSHTEDGVFLAHDGILLFVNEPYAAMVGYTVGELTGKAFDFLVAPEDREMVVSRHLDRITGDALPESYEFSVLHKDGKTRVRVKIRVGTGIYNGKRVAIGTLRNITDERQRETALIESEELHRRMLATIPDIVVRTDVEGKIISVNDIGVKAGGFDSPDDLIGKSMLSFIAPECQEQAVTNTRLMFEGPLGPKEYTLIVKGDVRLRLEVNGDVLRSPEGTPYGLIYICRDISDRKKAEEAIRQSEELYRSLFMASPDGITLVDTRGILTYASPQALKFFGLSDLKEALGTSVIDWICPEDRITAMERFRKVLTDNAFSSNKYHVQRKDGSRFVVEMHSAALHYRDGSVRGIISILRDITDRQRTEEALRRSEEDYRNIIENMQDVFYRVNREGMITMISPYGARIVGYESPADIAGKLRSTDFYADPREQDALMAVLLEKKVISGYPLSLKDRYGNLHDATANSRLLFDENGNIDGVEGILHDVTQLKAIENALRQANRQITLMTSITRHDIRNQLLALGGWLEFARASVSDPETILELITKAQKIAGIIEQQINFTEIIDDMGVKAPSWQDPAQVTGNAWSSLPAGNIRLEAEISDVEIFSDLLFEKVFYNLFDNALRYGGETMSRIRVSAHPEKEFLLVVVEDDGTGITAGDKARLFERGFGKNTGFGLFLVREILSVTGITITENGNAGTGARFEMRIPENAFRYKK; this is encoded by the coding sequence ATGGCGCAGTACACTATCCTTTACGTTGATGATGAACCGGACCTCCTCCTCCTGGGAAAAACATTTCTTGAAAAACTCGGGGATGTTGCTGTTGATACGCAGGAATCCGCGACCGATGGTCTTGAAGCTCTCAGGGAAAAATCCTACGATGCCATCATCTCCGACTACCAGATGCCCGTAATGGACGGGCTGGCTTTCTTAAAAGCAGTACGTGCAGAGTTCGGCAACCTCCCGTTCATCCTCTTCACCGGTCGTGGCCGGGAAGACGTGGTCATCGAGGCTATCAACTCCGGCGCCGACTTCTACCTCCAGAAAGGGGGGGACGTCAGGTCACAGTTCGCCGAACTTTCTCATAAGATCAACATGGCAGTCGGGCGCAAACGCGCCATGGATGCCCTTCACGGCTCCGAAAAACGGCTCAGCTCCCTCTTCCACGCAAGCCCCATCCACCAGATGGTTACCGATTTCTCTACGGGAAAGATCATCGATATCAATGACCGTTACCTGAAAGATCTCAGGATCTCCCGCAAGGATGCCATTGGCAAAACCATCGCGGAACTGGGCCTCATTCCCGATCCCATCCAGTATTCCGCGATCCAGCAGCAGCTGGCAGCGGAAGGAATGATCCGCAACGCCGAACTTCACGTCCGTGTCCCTGACGGCAGGACTTTCACGACGCTCGCGTCCCTGACCCGGGTGCAGGTACCCGGCCAGGATCTGGTCTATACCCAGAGCATGGACATATCCGTGCGAAAGAAGGCGCAGCAGACCATCGACGCTCTCCTCAATGCTCCCCCCGATGCCTCCATGCTTCTCGATATGCAGGGGACCATCCTTGCGGTCAACCAGGCTGCGTCCACCCGCTTCCACACCCCGGTAGAAGACCTTCTCGGGAAGAATGCATACACTCTCGTCTCACCCCAGCTTGCAGACCTGCGACGGGAGAAGATCGAAGAAGCGGCAAAGACAAAGACGCCGCTCGTATTCATCGACGATCGGACCGGCAGGATCTATGAAAACCACGTGTACCCGGAAATCGGCCCGGATGGCGGGGTTGCAACCGTTGCCGTGTATTCAAGGGACGTGACTGAAGAGAGACAGGCAAAAGATGCCCTCAGGCAATCTGAGGAGAAGTACCGGCTCGTGGTCGAGAACAGCCATGACTCCATCTACATTCACCGGGACAACCACTTCCTCTTTATCAACCGGCAGGCCGAGGAACTGACTGGTTTCACGCACGATGAGCTCATGAAACGGGAGATCTGGGATTTTATTCACCCGGATGATCGCGGGCGATTAAAGGAGGCATCGTTACAAAGGTTTGCCGGTGGGCATCTCTCCACCGTGTTCAGCGCAAGGATCCTGACGAAAAACGGGGAGGAACGGGACGGGGAGTTCTTTGTTGATGTTGTTGAATTCCTCGGGCGGCCTGCAATCCTTGGTATCTGCCGGGACGTCACTGAGCGGAAACAGGTAGAGGCAGCAATCCTGGAACGGGAAGAGCAGATCCGATCCCTTGCGGATAACCTCCCGCTCGGGATGGTGTACCAGGTCGAGCGGGACCCGGACGGAAAACAGCGGTATGTTCACGTGAGCGCCGGGGTTGAAGTGATCCACGAGGTCAGCCCGGAGGATGTGATACGGGACCCGATGGTGCTGTACAGCCAGATCTTCCCCGAGGACTTCCAACGGGTCAGAGAAGCGGAAGAACACTCCCACATGACCATGTCGTTTTTCAGCACCGAGGCCCGGATCCGGACCCCCTCGGGCAAGGAACGGTGGGTGCTCCTCCGCTCGGCTCCCCGCCCGCTGCCCGGCGGCGGAACGCTCTGGGACGGGATCGAGCTCGATGTCACGGCCACAAAACATGCGGAAGAGGAACTCAAAGGTGCCTACGAGCAGCTGACAGCATCGCAGGAAGAACTACGGTCCCAGCTCGACCAGCTTCGGGAGAGCCAGGAGCAGATAGCCGAGAGCGAGGCCAAATACCGCACTCTTGTCAGCCACACCGAGGACGGGGTCTTCCTTGCCCACGACGGGATACTCCTCTTTGTCAACGAACCGTATGCCGCCATGGTCGGGTATACGGTCGGGGAACTGACCGGAAAAGCATTTGATTTCCTGGTCGCACCCGAAGACCGGGAGATGGTGGTTTCGCGCCATCTGGACCGGATAACCGGCGATGCTCTGCCGGAGAGTTATGAGTTTTCCGTACTGCATAAAGACGGAAAAACCCGGGTCCGGGTGAAGATCCGGGTCGGGACCGGCATCTATAACGGGAAGCGGGTGGCCATCGGCACGCTCCGCAATATCACCGATGAGCGGCAAAGGGAGACTGCACTTATCGAGAGCGAGGAACTGCACCGGCGGATGCTTGCCACGATTCCGGATATTGTGGTCAGGACCGATGTTGAAGGGAAGATCATCTCTGTTAATGATATCGGGGTGAAGGCGGGGGGGTTCGATTCCCCGGATGACCTGATCGGGAAATCCATGCTCTCCTTTATTGCGCCGGAGTGCCAGGAGCAGGCAGTCACGAATACCCGGCTGATGTTTGAGGGTCCGCTGGGTCCAAAAGAATATACTCTCATTGTAAAAGGCGATGTCCGCCTCCGTCTCGAAGTGAACGGGGATGTCCTCCGCTCCCCGGAGGGAACCCCGTACGGGCTTATCTACATCTGCCGGGACATCTCGGACCGCAAAAAGGCGGAAGAGGCGATCAGGCAATCCGAAGAATTATACCGGAGCCTCTTCATGGCATCCCCGGATGGGATCACCTTGGTTGACACCCGGGGAATCCTTACCTACGCATCCCCGCAGGCGCTTAAGTTTTTCGGACTCTCCGATCTAAAAGAGGCACTCGGTACCTCTGTCATAGACTGGATTTGCCCCGAGGACCGGATTACCGCCATGGAACGGTTCAGAAAAGTCCTCACTGACAACGCGTTCAGTTCGAACAAGTACCATGTGCAACGCAAAGACGGTTCCCGGTTCGTTGTGGAAATGCATAGTGCCGCCCTCCATTACCGCGACGGTTCCGTGCGGGGCATCATCTCCATTCTCCGGGATATCACCGACCGCCAGCGGACCGAAGAGGCCCTGCGCCGCAGTGAAGAGGATTACCGGAACATTATCGAGAATATGCAGGATGTCTTCTACCGGGTTAACCGTGAGGGGATGATCACGATGATCAGCCCCTATGGTGCCCGCATTGTCGGGTACGAGTCTCCTGCCGATATTGCCGGGAAACTCCGTTCAACGGATTTCTATGCAGATCCACGGGAACAAGATGCCCTCATGGCAGTTCTCCTTGAAAAGAAAGTAATCTCCGGGTACCCTCTGTCCCTGAAAGACCGTTATGGCAACCTGCACGATGCCACGGCAAACAGCCGCCTTCTCTTCGATGAAAACGGGAATATTGACGGCGTCGAAGGGATCCTCCATGACGTTACCCAGTTAAAAGCTATCGAGAATGCCCTGCGGCAGGCAAACCGGCAGATCACGCTCATGACGAGCATCACCCGCCATGATATCCGCAACCAGCTTCTGGCACTTGGCGGGTGGCTTGAGTTTGCGCGGGCCTCAGTCTCCGACCCGGAAACGATCCTGGAACTCATAACAAAGGCCCAGAAGATCGCGGGCATCATCGAGCAGCAGATCAATTTTACGGAGATCATCGATGATATGGGCGTGAAGGCACCCTCGTGGCAGGACCCGGCGCAGGTAACAGGGAATGCCTGGTCATCCCTTCCCGCGGGGAATATCCGGCTTGAAGCGGAGATCTCAGATGTTGAGATCTTTTCTGACCTGCTCTTTGAGAAGGTCTTTTACAACCTGTTCGACAATGCACTCCGGTACGGGGGGGAGACAATGTCCCGGATCCGGGTTTCTGCACACCCGGAGAAAGAATTCCTGCTTGTCGTTGTCGAAGATGACGGTACCGGGATAACCGCCGGTGACAAGGCCCGGCTCTTCGAGCGCGGGTTTGGGAAAAATACCGGCTTTGGCCTCTTCCTGGTCCGGGAGATCCTTTCTGTCACCGGTATCACGATCACGGAAAATGGTAATGCCGGAACCGGGGCCCGGTTCGAGATGCGGATACCGGAAAATGCATTCCGGTACAAAAAATAA
- a CDS encoding flagellin, producing MKFHSNDNAFTGLEAAIVLIAFVVVAAVFSYVVLGAGFFTTQKSQEVVHSGVQQASSTLQIFGNVYGIGTPGTSVNTVNFTVGLAPGGSPIDFDKVAITYSNSTTLETLSHVTTKGAAIAGGQWVIFSVQNQVTDDNVLEKGEQFEISAMPSKAIIKDDHFSLEIKPAIGAALSIVRDAPASIQGVNILY from the coding sequence ATGAAATTCCATAGCAATGATAATGCATTCACCGGTCTCGAGGCAGCGATTGTGCTCATCGCATTCGTTGTCGTTGCGGCGGTGTTCTCGTATGTGGTGCTCGGCGCCGGGTTCTTCACTACCCAGAAGAGCCAGGAAGTTGTCCACTCAGGTGTGCAGCAGGCAAGCTCAACACTCCAGATCTTCGGGAACGTGTACGGAATAGGTACACCGGGAACTTCAGTTAATACGGTTAATTTCACCGTCGGACTTGCTCCGGGCGGATCGCCGATTGATTTTGATAAAGTTGCCATAACCTACAGTAATTCGACAACTCTCGAAACCCTTTCGCATGTTACGACCAAGGGAGCAGCCATCGCAGGGGGACAGTGGGTTATTTTCTCCGTCCAGAACCAGGTGACGGACGATAACGTGCTTGAGAAAGGCGAGCAGTTTGAGATCAGCGCAATGCCGTCAAAAGCAATTATCAAGGATGACCATTTCTCTCTTGAGATCAAACCGGCGATCGGAGCCGCATTATCCATTGTCCGGGACGCTCCGGCATCAATTCAGGGTGTAAACATCCTGTACTGA
- a CDS encoding archaellin/type IV pilin N-terminal domain-containing protein, giving the protein MRPFNHENAFTGLEAAIVLIAFVVVAAVFSYVVLGAGFFTTQKSQEVVHTGVQQASSTLEIVGNVYGTGTAGTSIDTINFSAALAPGGTPVDFDKVVITYSNTSVLETLARGTKLNAPGAGQWTIASVQNEVTNDDVLERGEQFDIMAKPSSAIMKNDQFQMEIKPAIGAALSISRTAPASIQKVNIIY; this is encoded by the coding sequence ATGAGACCTTTTAATCATGAAAATGCATTTACCGGCCTCGAGGCAGCGATTGTGCTCATTGCATTCGTTGTCGTTGCGGCGGTGTTCTCGTACGTGGTGCTCGGCGCCGGGTTCTTCACTACCCAGAAGAGCCAGGAAGTCGTCCACACGGGTGTGCAGCAGGCGAGCTCAACCCTTGAAATTGTTGGTAATGTTTACGGCACGGGTACTGCAGGGACCTCGATTGATACGATTAACTTCTCAGCTGCACTTGCTCCCGGAGGAACGCCGGTCGACTTTGATAAGGTCGTAATAACCTACAGCAATACATCAGTGCTCGAAACACTGGCCAGGGGAACAAAACTGAATGCACCGGGAGCAGGGCAATGGACCATTGCATCGGTCCAGAACGAGGTTACCAACGATGATGTTCTCGAACGGGGCGAACAGTTCGACATCATGGCAAAGCCGTCCAGTGCAATTATGAAGAACGACCAGTTCCAGATGGAGATCAAACCCGCTATCGGCGCGGCACTCTCTATATCCCGTACTGCCCCGGCTTCCATCCAGAAAGTGAATATCATATACTAA
- a CDS encoding desulfoferrodoxin: protein MLALYSCSTCGKKVLIVEDGKGTLVCCGNPMTRLDEKSVEAGREKHLPVIEKTPRGIRVKVGAVSHPMEKEHFIRWIEVIGDTFLHTAMLAPGEKPEKEFCLEGSDPISHVKKVRIYCNVHGVWAAKP from the coding sequence ATGCTTGCATTGTATTCATGCTCAACTTGCGGGAAGAAGGTGCTCATTGTCGAAGATGGCAAGGGAACCCTGGTCTGCTGCGGAAACCCGATGACCCGGCTCGATGAGAAGAGCGTAGAGGCTGGCAGGGAAAAGCACCTGCCGGTCATCGAGAAGACCCCGCGGGGCATCCGCGTGAAAGTCGGGGCCGTTTCCCACCCCATGGAAAAAGAGCACTTCATCCGGTGGATCGAGGTTATCGGGGATACGTTCCTGCACACGGCAATGCTCGCTCCCGGTGAGAAGCCGGAGAAGGAGTTCTGTCTCGAAGGAAGCGATCCGATCAGCCATGTTAAAAAGGTGAGAATCTACTGCAACGTGCACGGCGTCTGGGCAGCAAAGCCCTGA
- a CDS encoding ribonuclease Z — MQVTFLGTNGWFDTLAGNTVSVLVQSEEYDIIFDAGNGIAKADQYISQKKPVCLFLSHFHIDHIAGLHTLCKFRLKKGLTIYGQPGSAELLDRFVAEPFTVPIKDLPFSTKVQELSAGEHHLPFTITCLPLVHPAPCFGYRLETDGKVVTFCTDTGVCDNAVTLARDADLFITECGLLSGEESPDWPHLNPENAIGIARKARAKRLALTHFGAEVYKTREERLALQEHFSAECPGLIAATDGLQLNV, encoded by the coding sequence ATGCAGGTGACGTTTCTTGGAACCAACGGCTGGTTCGACACCCTTGCCGGCAACACGGTCTCGGTCCTCGTGCAGTCGGAGGAGTACGATATCATCTTCGATGCCGGGAACGGGATAGCAAAGGCAGATCAGTACATCTCCCAGAAAAAACCCGTCTGCCTCTTCTTAAGCCACTTCCATATCGACCATATCGCCGGGCTCCATACGCTGTGCAAGTTCCGGCTTAAAAAAGGCCTCACCATCTACGGCCAGCCGGGGAGTGCAGAACTCCTTGACCGCTTCGTTGCCGAGCCGTTCACGGTCCCGATCAAAGATCTCCCCTTCTCCACAAAGGTTCAGGAACTCTCCGCCGGGGAACACCATCTCCCGTTCACGATCACCTGCCTCCCGCTGGTCCACCCCGCCCCCTGCTTCGGGTACCGGCTCGAGACAGACGGGAAAGTGGTTACATTCTGTACGGATACCGGCGTCTGCGACAACGCGGTCACGCTCGCGCGGGATGCCGACCTGTTCATCACCGAATGCGGGCTCTTAAGCGGGGAAGAGAGCCCTGACTGGCCCCATCTCAACCCGGAGAACGCGATCGGGATAGCCCGCAAGGCCCGGGCAAAACGGCTTGCACTGACCCATTTCGGTGCCGAAGTCTATAAAACGCGTGAAGAACGGCTCGCCCTGCAGGAGCATTTTTCCGCTGAATGCCCCGGTCTTATCGCAGCTACCGACGGGCTCCAGTTGAACGTGTAA
- a CDS encoding flavodoxin family protein, translating into MKVVAFSGSARKDGNTAILVNEVFRALKKEKIKTELVQLSGKKIRGCIACGKCFERKDKQCAVKADIVNECIEKMLEADGIILASPTYFADVSAEMKALIDRAGYVAKANDDMFRRKVGAAVVAVRRGGAIHAFDTMNHFFFISQMVVPGSSYWNVGIGMAAGEVSEDEEGLRTMKVLGENMAWVLKKLEE; encoded by the coding sequence ATGAAAGTTGTTGCATTCAGTGGCAGTGCAAGGAAAGACGGGAACACGGCAATTCTCGTGAACGAGGTATTCCGTGCCCTCAAAAAGGAGAAGATCAAGACCGAGCTCGTCCAGCTGTCGGGAAAGAAGATCCGGGGCTGTATCGCGTGCGGCAAATGTTTTGAGAGAAAGGACAAACAGTGCGCGGTGAAAGCGGATATCGTAAACGAGTGCATCGAGAAGATGCTCGAAGCTGACGGGATCATCCTTGCGTCCCCCACGTACTTTGCCGATGTCTCTGCCGAGATGAAAGCCCTGATTGACCGGGCGGGGTATGTTGCAAAGGCAAACGACGATATGTTCCGGAGGAAAGTCGGCGCTGCAGTGGTTGCAGTCCGCCGGGGAGGGGCCATTCACGCCTTTGACACCATGAATCATTTCTTCTTCATCAGCCAGATGGTGGTTCCCGGGTCATCCTACTGGAACGTTGGGATCGGCATGGCTGCCGGGGAAGTGAGCGAAGACGAGGAAGGTCTCCGGACCATGAAAGTGCTCGGCGAGAACATGGCATGGGTGCTCAAAAAACTGGAAGAATAA